One window of the Trifolium pratense cultivar HEN17-A07 linkage group LG2, ARS_RC_1.1, whole genome shotgun sequence genome contains the following:
- the LOC123904940 gene encoding uncharacterized protein LOC123904940 produces the protein MAMVAKQAWKILQNPDTLVARLIKARYFPRSTLLEASLGYNPSFAWRSIWKARQVLLLGCRWRIGGGDKIHVMSDPWLRGNGERWIPSPQPEGMYNLFVRDLMVDNYKAWNVTKIRMLFPVQVAERIIATPLIGSVYVDKMVWEEERNGCYSVKSGYKLAMQCIFRNDKYHVKGNWKEIWKAHSPHKTRHLLWRLCRGCIPTRCRLLERHVDCDVHCPLCEDEVEDDVHVFFTCASAQSSWQAAGLSSVLGSAACQQGSAADRVFALCRNEDYATIGRVAMLLWSIWHNRNDKIWNDNARSPNQIGRAAFDQWNEWNERP, from the coding sequence ATGGCTATGGTAGCGAAACAAGCAtggaaaattttacaaaatccagaCACTTTGGTGGCTAGACTTATTAAAGCAAGGTATTTTCCACGATCTACGTTGTTGGAGGCGTCCCTGGGCTATAATCCTAGTTTTGCATGGCGTAGTATCTGGAAAGCTAGACAGGTTCTGTTACTTGGGTGTAGGTGGAGGATTGGTGGTGGTGACAAGATACACGTCATGTCGGATCCTTGGTTACGTGGGAATGGAGAACGCTGGATTCCTTCACCTCAACCTGAAGGAATGTATAACTTATTTGTTAGGGACCTGATGGTAGATAATTATAAAGCTTGGAATGTGACTAAAATTCGCATGTTATTCCCAGTCCAGGTGGCAGAAAGGATTATTGCGACACCTCTCATTGGGTCGGTTTATGTGGACAAAATGGTTTGGGAGGAGGAACGAAATGGGTGTTACTCTGTCAAATCCGGGTACAAGCTTGCTATGCAGTGTATTTTCCGTAATGATAAATACCATGTGAAAGGTAAttggaaagaaatatggaaagCGCATTCTCCACATAAAACGCGTCATCTTCTTTGGCGATTATGTAGGGGATGTATTCCAACGCGGTGTCGGTTACTAGAACGTCATGTTGATTGTGATGTTCATTGTCCATTATGTGAGGATGAGGTAGAAGATGATGTACACGTTTTTTTCACCTGCGCTTCTGCTCAATCCAGTTGGCAAGCAGCTGGACTGTCATCTGTCTTGGGTTCCGCAGCTTGTCAGCAAGGGAGTGCGGCAGATAGAGTGTTTGCCTTGTGTCGGAATGAGGATTACGCTACTATAGGTAGAGTGGCTATGCTGTTATGGAGTATATGGCATAATcggaatgataaaatttggaatgatAATGCTAGAAGCCCAAACCAAATTGGCCGGGCTGCGTTTGATCAGTGGAACGAGTGGAACGAGCGTCCATAA
- the LOC123906223 gene encoding sufE-like protein 2, chloroplastic gives MLFSIPTTTASTLLTLPSPSSHFSSKLNAAVTPKQIQLKLSVNPPLTASSSSSSSSRGVTDKLNNLASEFASLTEPIDRVKRLLHYASLLPPLDQSDKVHENRVSGCSTEVWMVAHIDEGRKMRFKADSDSEISKGFCWCLVWMFDGAEPEEVLTVERDDLVGMNVGLNNVKARSRINTWHNVFFAMQKATQDLI, from the coding sequence atgttattttcaatcccaacaacaacGGCGAGCACCTTATTAACCCttccttctccttcttctcATTTCTCATCCAAACTTAACGCCGCCGTTACTCCCAAACAAATCCAACTCAAACTCTCCGTTAACCCCCCCTTAAcggcatcatcatcatcatcatcatcatctcgcGGCGTCACGGACAAGCTCAACAATCTCGCCTCCGAATTCGCCTCGCTAACCGAACCCATCGATAGAGTAAAAAGGCTATTACACTACGCATCTCTCTTACCTCCGTTAGACCAGTCCGACAAGGTTCATGAGAACCGGGTATCGGGCTGTTCAACTGAGGTTTGGATGGTGGCCCACATAGATGAAGGTAGGAAAATGAGATTTAAAGCGGACAGTGATTCGGAAATATCGAAAGGTTTTTGTTGGTGTCTTGTTTGGATGTTTGACGGCGCGGAACCTGAGGAAGTTCTTACGGTGGAGAGAGATGATTTGGTTGGTATGAATGTAGGGTTGAATAATGTTAAAGCACGTTCTAGGATTAACACGTGGCATAATGTTTTTTTTGCCATGCAAAAAGCTACTCAAGATTTGATTTGA
- the LOC123906224 gene encoding uncharacterized protein LOC123906224, with protein MNKLLDYGRKALFYVRVLSGYEERRIRSFRMQLEQRVLQAQARKAAINKVPEQIILSEVRRMVEEMQALNKKLEETEVAIEEYFKPLDMEAEVLMKMQLQGEENKSEMMMKALQEQAMRQEVEARKSRSMHQTDNIETNQNASETLVKTCIGEEEKTSKDSVHEADKEEKTLKL; from the exons ATGAATAAGTTATTGGACTATGGAAGGAAAGCCCTGTTTTATGTCAGGGTACTTTCTGGATATGAAGAGCGAAGAATACGGTCTTTTAGGATGCAGCTTGAACAACGTGTCCTACAG GCACAAGCAAGGAAAGCAGCCATAAATAAAGTACCTGAGCAGATCATTTTATCTGAAGTTCGTCGAATGGTTGAAGAGATGCAAGCTTTGAACAAGAAGCTGGAAGAAACA GAGGTAGCCATCGAAGAATACTTCAAGCCTCTTGACATGGAGGCTGAGGTTTTGATGAAGATGCAACTTCAAGGGGAAGAAAACAAATCGGAGATGATGATGAAAGCACTGCAGGAACAAGCCATGCGTCAAGAAGTTGAGGCAAGAAAAAGTAGAAGTATGCACCAAACAGACAACATTGAAACTAACCAAAATGCATCCGAGACTCTGGTGAAAACGTGTATAGGCGAGGAAGAAAAAACTTCAAAGGACAGTGTGCATGAAGCAGACAAGGAAGAAAAAACTTTGAAACTTTGA